The sequence GTGGCCAAGGTCCTGGTGCAGGAAGGGGTGAAGCTGTTACGGGGCGGAGCCTTTAAGCCTCGCACCTCTCCGTATGATTTCCAGGGACTGGGCGTGGAAGGGCTGCGCATTTTGCGGCGCGTGGCCGATGAATTCGGTCTGGCCGTCGTCAGCGAGATCGTCACGCCGGGTGATTTGGAACAGGCCTTGGAATACGTGGATGTCATCCAGATCGGCGCGCGCAACATGCAGAATTTTGCCCTCCTGAAAGAGGCCGGCAAAGTGCGCAAGCCGGTTTTGTTGAAACGGGGCTTGGCGGCAACCATGGAGGAGTTCATGTATGCAGCCGAGTACATTCTCTCCCAGGGAAATGATCAGGTGATGCTGATTGAACGCGGCATCCGCACGTATGAGAAGGCAACGCGGAACACGCTGGATATCTCGGCTGTGCCGATTCTCAAGCAAGAGACCCATCTGCCGGTTCTGGTGGATATCAGCCATTCCACTGGCCGGAGGGACATTGTCCTGCCGATTGCCAAGGCCGCCCTGGCAGCGGGCGCAGACGGAATTATGGTGGAAGTGCATCCCAATCCCGCGGTGGCTCTTTCTGATGCCAACCAGCAGCTGAACCTGGAGCAGTTTTCCGGTTTGATGAAGGGGTTGCGGGAAGCTGGCCTGATTGACAAGTTGTCTTTTGTCGAGTCGTAGGTTTTGAAACAAGGAGGTGAAGGCGTCGGATGAGCGTGACCATCTATGATGTGGCCAGGGAAGCGGGGGTTTCGATGGCTACCGTCTCCCGCGTGGTGAACGGAAACCCGAATGTCAAACCGTCCACGCGGAAAAAGGTGATGGAGACGATTGAACGTTTGGGCTACCGTCCCAACGCCGTGGCCCGGGGACTGGCCAGCAAGAAGACGACCACCGTCGGGGTGGTGATTCCGGACATCTCCAACCCCTTTTATGCCGAAGTGACACGAGGCGTGGAAGATATTGCCAAAATGTACCATTATAACATCATTTTGGGGAACTCCGATCAACAAAAACCGAAAGAGCTGGATTTGATCAATACCTTTCTCGAAAAGCAGGTGGACGGCCTGCTGTTTATGGGCAGGGAGATCACGCCGGAGCACGAGGAGGTATTTGATTCCGCGCATGTACCCATCGTGCTCTGTGCCACGCGGGATGAGAAGCGCCGGTTTCCCGCGGTCAACATCAACCATCGCCTTGCCGCTTCGGAGGCCACGCACCACTTGATCGAGGGAGGGCACCGGCGAATCGCGCTGATTGGCGGGCCGTTGGAGGATCCGCAGCGGGGCCGGGCCAAATTTGAGGGATACCGGGAAGCGCTGGAGACGGCGGATCTCCCCTTTGATGAACAGTTGGTCCGGATCGGGGATTACCGGTATGATTCCGGCTTTGCGGCGATGCAGGAGCTGCTGGCGATCCCCGAACCACCGACGGCGGTTTTTTGCGTCAGTGACGAAATGGCAGTCGGCGCCATTCATGCCATTCAGGAGCATGGCCTGCGGGTGCCGGAGGATATTGAGGTCATCGGTTATGATAACATCCCACTGGCGTCCATGGTGCGGCCGAAGCTGACCACCATCGGACAGCCAATGTACGATCTGGGTGCGGTGGCGATGCGCCTGTTGACCAAGTTCATGAATCATGAACCGGTCGAGGAACAGCGGGTCGTATTGCTGCACCAGTGGATCGAAAGGGATTCCACACGCACGCGTCCCATCGGCGATGAATAATGGCACATGGCGGAGATGACGAATCCGCCCTGTGCCTTTTTTTACGCTTTTGGAACGTACCACAACAGTCGTTCCAGGGTGCGCCGGTTTTTCGCTTCAATTTCCTGGCGGCGTGGAATCGGTTTCATCGGCGGGTCAAAAAGCCTGGGCGGAAGGGTTACCGGACTTTCCGCCTGCCATTGATTCAGCCATTGCTGCGGCAGCTGCTGATCTTCCAAGTGAATGTCGTTCATTTCCGCCCACAGCAGCGCCCAGGCACGGGGAACGACACGCCAGATGTCATAACCGCCGCCTCCCAAGGCGATCCACCGGCCGTCGCACAGCTCGTGCGCCAATTGATGAACCAGCCGGGGGATGGCCTGAAAGACGCGCATGGAAGTGGCCAGGTGGGTGAGGGGATCGAAGCGGTGGGCATCACATCCGTTCTGGCTGATGATCACGTCAGGGCGAAAGCTGCGGGCGGCCGTGGGCAGCAGCTGATGAATCATGTCGATATAAGAATCGTCCTCGGTAAAAGCGTCCAAAGGCAGGTTGATGCTGTAGCCAAGGCCCGCTCCCGCCCCCCGTTCATCCACGTCGCCCGTTCCTGGAAAGAGGTAGCGTCCGGTTTCGTGAATGGAGATGGTCATGACATTGGGATCATCGTAAAAAAGCCATTGCACACCATCACCGTGATGGGCATCGGTGTCAATGTAAAGGACCCGTGCCTGGTACTTTTTGCGGATATGGGCGATGGCTACGGCCGCATCGTTGAAGATGCAAAAGCCGGCTGCCTTGTTTCGCAAACCGTGATGCAGTCCTCCTCCCAGGTTTAGCGCGTGCCGGACATGCCCTTCCATGACCAGTTCGGTGGCGACCAGCGTCCCGCCGACGCTGAGCAGGCTGGCTTTGTACATGCCTGGGAAGATGGGATTGTCTTCGGTGCCAAGTCCATATGCTTCTGCGTCAATGGGGTGCGTGGGGGTGTCATCTTCGGTGGGATCAAGCTGCCTGACGGCCTGGATGAAATGTGCATCCAGAATCAGTTCCAGTTCTGTCTCGGTGGCCATTCGCGGGGTGATGATCTGTTCCGGCCGGATGAGCTTCATTTTTTGAATCAAATCGAGCGTCAGTTGGAGCCGTTTTTGATTGAATGGGTGATCGTTGTGGAATTTGTAGGTTTGAAACGCCTCACTGTAGACAAAGGCGCTGTTGTGTTTTGCCATCGCGTCCTTCTCCCACAAGGTTGTCTGTCAGTTTTTTAGATTGAGGTTATTATAGCACGTCCGACAGACGGGGGGAAAGATTAGTACATGTAGCGGCGGCGGAGGCGGAGGCGATCAAAGGCTTCGATGGAACTTTGCGGAACCTGTTTGCCGATCCGGACCATCAAGGCATTGGCGGGGTGTGAGCAGATCTCCGGGTCATCGGTGGCCATCCATTCCAGACCGGCACTGTTCATCACTTTTTCCATCACTTTGCGGTATTCCCAGACGGACAGGCCGGTGCGTTTCAAGTCCCAGTGCCAGCAGTATTCGGTGGTAAAGACGATATAGTTTTCCATATGGGGATCCATGAAAGCCACCTTGAGAAGCGCCTTGGCCAGTCCTCCTTTGCGGTATGCTGGCGCGATTTCGATGGCTCCCAGTTCGAGAAGGTCTTCCATGTGTCCGTCTGACCAGCTTTCCAGCGGATCGGGATAAAGGAATGTGACGTAGCCGACCGTCACGGTTTCGTTGTGTGCCAGGATAATCCTCGCTTCCTCGAAACCGGCAATCTCGATCAGCGCCTGGTGCTGTTTTTCCGGGATGCGAAAGGCGTCACATTCTTCATGCAGCGGGTAACGGGCGACGGTTTCAGGAGGTACCGGGCCTTCGATCAACAGCTCTTCCCCATTCGGCGTCACAAAGGGCATCGAATGGTACTGCTTGACGTGTTTCATTTTCACTTTCATTTGCCGCAGCTCCTCTCCTTATCGGAGTAACTTCTGGTGTACTCATTATACTGGATCGGTATGCGGGAAAAAACAACGGAACCGTGAATTCACAGAATAGCTACACATTGGCCGGCCAAAATATCCTTTGCGACGATTTCCGAATCATGGTACATTTTTTTAAAAAGAAATACTGAAAAATCGGAAAGAGGGTCATGGACCTTGGCTGGCAAAACACAGGCCGAAATGATGGCTGAAATGGCGCTTTTTCGGCTGCTCATCCGCCGCAAGTACCGGTTCCTTGTGCGGGCCATCGCCTGTTTTATGGCCTTTTATTTCATTCTGCCCGTCTCGATCGGACTGTTTCCGCATTGGATGAGCCTGCCGT is a genomic window of Bacillus thermozeamaize containing:
- a CDS encoding chorismate mutase (catalyzes the formation of 3-deoxy-D-aribino-hept-2-ulosonate 7-phosphate from phosphoenolpyruvate and D-erythrose 4-phosphate and the formation of prephenate from chorismate); protein product: MDGNSLEELRKRLDEINIQLLKWLNERAAVVEQIGQLKEKQGVRRYDPVRESEMLARLIEMNEGPFDDATIQHLFKEIFKASLKLQKEDSKEALLVSRKRKSGNTHVKVGDVVLGEPHQPVMVAGPCSVETEEQVRAVAKVLVQEGVKLLRGGAFKPRTSPYDFQGLGVEGLRILRRVADEFGLAVVSEIVTPGDLEQALEYVDVIQIGARNMQNFALLKEAGKVRKPVLLKRGLAATMEEFMYAAEYILSQGNDQVMLIERGIRTYEKATRNTLDISAVPILKQETHLPVLVDISHSTGRRDIVLPIAKAALAAGADGIMVEVHPNPAVALSDANQQLNLEQFSGLMKGLREAGLIDKLSFVES
- a CDS encoding catabolite control protein A, translating into MSVTIYDVAREAGVSMATVSRVVNGNPNVKPSTRKKVMETIERLGYRPNAVARGLASKKTTTVGVVIPDISNPFYAEVTRGVEDIAKMYHYNIILGNSDQQKPKELDLINTFLEKQVDGLLFMGREITPEHEEVFDSAHVPIVLCATRDEKRRFPAVNINHRLAASEATHHLIEGGHRRIALIGGPLEDPQRGRAKFEGYREALETADLPFDEQLVRIGDYRYDSGFAAMQELLAIPEPPTAVFCVSDEMAVGAIHAIQEHGLRVPEDIEVIGYDNIPLASMVRPKLTTIGQPMYDLGAVAMRLLTKFMNHEPVEEQRVVLLHQWIERDSTRTRPIGDE
- a CDS encoding histone deacetylase — encoded protein: MAKHNSAFVYSEAFQTYKFHNDHPFNQKRLQLTLDLIQKMKLIRPEQIITPRMATETELELILDAHFIQAVRQLDPTEDDTPTHPIDAEAYGLGTEDNPIFPGMYKASLLSVGGTLVATELVMEGHVRHALNLGGGLHHGLRNKAAGFCIFNDAAVAIAHIRKKYQARVLYIDTDAHHGDGVQWLFYDDPNVMTISIHETGRYLFPGTGDVDERGAGAGLGYSINLPLDAFTEDDSYIDMIHQLLPTAARSFRPDVIISQNGCDAHRFDPLTHLATSMRVFQAIPRLVHQLAHELCDGRWIALGGGGYDIWRVVPRAWALLWAEMNDIHLEDQQLPQQWLNQWQAESPVTLPPRLFDPPMKPIPRRQEIEAKNRRTLERLLWYVPKA
- a CDS encoding acetoin dehydrogenase gives rise to the protein MKHVKQYHSMPFVTPNGEELLIEGPVPPETVARYPLHEECDAFRIPEKQHQALIEIAGFEEARIILAHNETVTVGYVTFLYPDPLESWSDGHMEDLLELGAIEIAPAYRKGGLAKALLKVAFMDPHMENYIVFTTEYCWHWDLKRTGLSVWEYRKVMEKVMNSAGLEWMATDDPEICSHPANALMVRIGKQVPQSSIEAFDRLRLRRRYMY